A genome region from Trichosurus vulpecula isolate mTriVul1 chromosome 5, mTriVul1.pri, whole genome shotgun sequence includes the following:
- the LOC118850823 gene encoding 1-acyl-sn-glycerol-3-phosphate acyltransferase gamma-like — protein sequence MSALRFPKIYAVVLLVFGLVFVFSGLVINFLQLCSLALWPLNKNLYRKVNCLLTYSFWSQLIVLLEWWSGSECNLFTDQNSVDKIGKEQAIVIFNHTFEIDVFCVWTLCERYGILGSSKVLAKKELLYVPVIGWVWYFQESIFCTRKWEEDKHGLVEDLSRLADYPEPLGFLLSCEGTRFTEEKHRISMEVAESKGLPKLKYHLLPRTKGFTTVVQCLRGKASAVYDVTLNFRGRQNPSLLGLVRREKYKADMCFRRIPLEEIPLDDNEIAKWLHELYQEKDALQEFYNQTGIFPGEQIKPRRRPWALFNFFFWATAILFSLFKLTFVIFLSGSPLLILIFFGFLGGALFGIQRLVGVTEIQKSSTYGNQEFKKRG from the coding sequence ATGAGCGCGCTCAGATTTCCCAAGATCTATGCCGTCGTCCTCTTGGTCTTTGGCTTGGTCTTTGTCTTCAGCGGACTGGTCATTAACTTCCTCCAGCTGTGCTCCCTCGCCCTCTGGCCTCTCAACAAGAATTTGTACCGAAAGGTCAACTGTCTCCTTACCTACTCCTTCTGGAGCCAGTTAATCGTGCTCCTGGAGTGGTGGTCGGGCTCCGAATGTAACTTATTCACCGATCAGAACTCAGTGGACAAGATAGGAAAAGAGCAAGCCATTGTCATCTTTAATCACACCTTTGAAATTGATGTCTTTTGTGTCTGGACCTTATGTGAACGCTATGGGATACTGGGGAGTTCCAAGGTCCTGGCGAAAAAGGAGCTGTTATACGTCCCTGTAATTGGCTGGGTGTGGTACTTTCAGGAAAGCATATTCTGCACAAGAAAATGGGAGGAGGACAAGCATGGCCTTGTGGAAGACTTGAGCCGTTTGGCTGATTACCCGGAGCCTTTGGGCTTTCTCCTCTCCTGCGAAGGGACTCGCTTTACCGAGGAAAAGCATCGCATCAGTATGGAGGTGGCTGAATCCAAAGGACTGCCCAAGCTCAAATACCACCTGCTGCCGAGAACCAAAGGCTTCACCACTGTTGTCCAGTGTCTCCGGGGGAAAGCCTCTGCTGTTTATGACGTCACGCTAAATTTCAGAGGACGCCAGAACCCATCTTTGCTTGGGCTCGTTCGGAGGGAAAAATATAAAGCAGATATGTGCTTTAGGAGAATTCCTTTGGAAGAGATCCCCCTGGATGACAATGAAATAGCCAAGTGGCTTCACGAGCTTTATCAGGAGAAGGACGCTTTGCAGGAATTCTACAATCAGACAGGGATATTTCCAGGGGAGCAGATTAAACCCAGAAGAAGACCATGGGctctcttcaatttcttcttttgggcaactgccatactattttctttgttcaagttgacatttgtcatttttctaagTGGATCCCCCCTGCTGATACTAATATTCTTTGGATTTCTGGGGGGAGCCTTGTTTGGAATTCAGAGACTGGTAGGAGTAACTGAAATACAAAAAAGTTCTACTTATGGAAACCAAGAATTCAAGAAAAGGGGATAA